Part of the Citrus sinensis cultivar Valencia sweet orange chromosome 2, DVS_A1.0, whole genome shotgun sequence genome, GGCTCGATAGTGCAATCGTGGGTGAATGAACAATGTGATTTCCATCGAGTGGGTTTTGTGCTCGAACTCTTTGGCGGTAACTCATGTGTTGATAACTGTCGTTGAGTGGGTTTTGTACCCGATCTCTTTGGAGGTAACCACGTGTTGGTAACTATCGTTGAGTGGGTTTCGTATCCAACCTCTTTGGAGGAAGGCCACATGTTAAGTTTTGACCAAGTTTTTAATCCTACTCGATTATGGTCTCTCCTCGCACGCACTCAGGTCAACTATACTCACGCAACCAACCTCACACATCGTCAGGTATGACTTTCCTCGAGGCGTTGCTTTAGGCCGAGGGGATCATGTTCTGCTCGCACGTTTCTGGTCACGATGTTATTCACCCCAAATAaacagtaaatttttttatacaaattaatgtactataattaaattagttaaattaaataattctttattcatataatttatttttattattttaaatttttatccaactaataaatttatactataattttatataaaatattttagtaaatgAAATAACGAATCGGTCCGGTCCGTCTTTGAAATGGATGatatcacacacacacacactgacACACACTCTTGTTTATATTAGAAAAGTGGTTGTAGTCTGTATTTACTCACTGTAGAGGATTTTTGATTAAATTCGATTCGTTAGACCACACAACTCTCCTCCTTCATTACACATACTTTTCCCACACAAACATATCACTTGAACACAAACCCCCCTCCCCCAACAACCCGGCCTTGCTGTCTTTGTCTTGAAGTTTCAGCAAATCAATCTCCACCCATTCTCCGCCGTTCCCAGTGGCCACATTACATCACAGAACAGACTACTCAAATGACAATGCCATTTATCTTCATCTTGAAGAATAATTATTACCCACCAACGGTGTAATCTCGCTCACATCACAAATATGGGGTGCTGTATCAGCACCAAGAGCGGAGCCCCAGGCTTAGcctcaaagaaacaaaaacacgGGAGATCTGATGAAGCTTCTTCACAGCTCAAGAAGGGTTTTAGCCACGAGAGTAGAGCTTCACCGCCACCGCCTGCTATTGATCAAGAAGAAACTGTCAAAGAAGTTCTCTCTGAAACCCGTAAACCAAAAACAAAGCCAAACCCATACCCAGTTTTCGCTGCTCATATGAAACAAGAGTTGCAGcaagaacaagaacaagaacaagaacaagaacaagaacaagagAAAGAGGCCAAGATTAGTGATAGCCCCCGCAAAGTTGAAGCCTTTGCCAAGAATGCTCAAGATAAGCAGAGCTTGAGCAGCAGCAATGAGGAGGAAATCATGTCTCAAGTGTCCGAGATTTGCAGCGTCAGCGTCAGCGAGAGCCTCTCAACGATGACTAATGTTACTGACATGAGAGACATTGAAGAGGGCGAGCAAGAAGTGAGGCAACGACCGAGAGTGGTCACTAGATCTCCGGCAAAGCCGCCGCCGAGAAACGGCTTCAAAAGAGACCGGGTCGTCAACCAATCCCCCACTACGAGATCCGACCAATCACCCGCCAGACGAATTGGCAGCGCGTCCCCAGTTCAGATTCATGACTCGGGTCGGGTCAAATACCCCGGGAGAAGGGACCGGGGCGAATGCTCCGGAGGAAGGTCCAGGTCCCCAGCTACAACAACAAGATCATCCGCATCGCCTGCTTTCATGGGTCGGAGCCCATCGGCTAGGAGGACAAACCGGTCTCCGGGTCGGGCCAGTTCCGTACCGATTGAGAATGCTACTATTGGTACCACCggcattaataataataataacaacagtTGCAGCAGCGGTACAGTGGAGGGCGGCAAGTGGGCAAGTCATAATAACAATGGTATTAATGATCATTGTAGTAGTACGAATGAGTCACTTGAAAACCCACTTGTATCCTTGGAATGTTTCATCTTCCTGTGAAAATTTAAACAGTAATCACTCTTGTCTACGGTGCTTTTGTTAAATgatcaaaaattttttttttttttttaatttctgcatttttggattttcataatttatgtgAATGTTTAAGTCAAAAGGTCAATTTGTGGAAAGTGCATTGATGGGATTGGTCACTTTGGTACGCAAggtaaagaaattaaattgaatttccTCTGCTTTTCCCTCTGCGACTGCATCTGTAAAGTGAAAGTGAGCAGGGGCCAGTTGGGGGAGTGCCTGCCTTGTAGTATAAGGGAAAagattgcattttttttctaaaatgaataataattgcatgataaataaactatattgttttaattttgaaagatttgAAATCAGAGAATCCTGTACCACTTTGTATTTCGAGATTGTTATCTGCAGAGCTTTTTGTTCACTTTCATTACAAATTTACCAACATCAAACAGACAATCGAAAAGGGTTACTAGTAAGCAAAAGGGCTCGTGATTTCTAATGGCGGCAGTTCTCGTGACACTGTTAATAGGCTATAGCTGGCTTCCAATGATCCAAAATAGCTcaataaagggaaaaaaaaaagaaaaaagaaaaaggaaagcaaAATCTTCactgcctttttcttttgggacACAAGTCATGAAGATTAGTAAGTTCAAAATGGTCGTATAACAAAAAGCATTAATTTTGTACGAAAATCTTTTCTAGAAAACAGCTTccaatctttttttcttttttttggggggggggacAGTAAATGTACTCAACTGCTTTTCAATTTCTAAAAACtgattgcattttattttaattacagtttggaagcaaagaaaacaaactttTGGAATGAGCCATTGAAATTTGGATGGAGGGAAACTCAATTTGTAGCCGTTGGCAATTAAGGAGGAGACAACATAGCGGTGGTCCtaatttttatagtaattagCCGTTAGTGGatattaacaaaaagaaatagatTTAATGGGCAACAAAGTATCGGTCATTTTGGACTGTTTCGTTTGGTCGTCTCTTTCAGCATAAACAAACAACAGTGGATTTTATCGTGATCAAATTAAATTCCATGGACAAAATGAGGAATGTCTTGAAtttcaaagttcaaaatttGAGGCCATGCTGCTGATGATAGATTATAAAGGTCACGAAACTTTCGCATTTTCAGTTTTCAACTTTTTGCATCGAGAT contains:
- the LOC102618574 gene encoding uncharacterized protein LOC102618574, with protein sequence MGCCISTKSGAPGLASKKQKHGRSDEASSQLKKGFSHESRASPPPPAIDQEETVKEVLSETRKPKTKPNPYPVFAAHMKQELQQEQEQEQEQEQEQEKEAKISDSPRKVEAFAKNAQDKQSLSSSNEEEIMSQVSEICSVSVSESLSTMTNVTDMRDIEEGEQEVRQRPRVVTRSPAKPPPRNGFKRDRVVNQSPTTRSDQSPARRIGSASPVQIHDSGRVKYPGRRDRGECSGGRSRSPATTTRSSASPAFMGRSPSARRTNRSPGRASSVPIENATIGTTGINNNNNNSCSSGTVEGGKWASHNNNGINDHCSSTNESLENPLVSLECFIFL